The following nucleotide sequence is from Deinococcus aerius.
GCGCACGGGCCGCCCCCCCACATCCCGGAAGTAGGCCAGGGTGACCTCGGCCTCCAGCTCGATGAGTTGGGTACGCTGCCCGTTGACGAGCCGGAACATCAGCCCCCAGCCGCCCCGGTAGGGTGCCACCACCGCGCACTCGCTGAACAGCACCCGGGGCTTGGGCCGGGAGAAGCGGGCAAAGATCATGCCCGTCGCCAGCGCCACCCCCAGCAGCCCGACGAAGGCCTCCAGCGTGACGATCACGTCGGCCGCGAAACTCTTGGGGTACACGTGCCCGAAACCGATGGTGCCGAAGGTCTGCACGCTGAAGAAAAAGCAGGCCCAGAAGCGCCCGGTGGGGTCGGCGGGCATATCGGAGAGGGCACCCGGCCCCACCGCCAGGTAGGCCAGGGCGAAGGCGGCGTTGAGCAGCAGGTAGGCCACCCCCAGCAGCCCGACGAACAGCGGCCACGAAATGCCAATCAGGTCGTAATACAGATTCAACGAGTGCCAGAACCCCAGCCCGCTGCGCTGGAGGTTGAAGCTCCCGTCCGGGTTCACCATCCGCTGGTGGCTTTCCTGCGACACCACCCGCCCCAGCCCCAGGTCGTTGCCCAGCGGCTCGACCGGCCCCGGGGCCTGCTCGCTGCCGGGAGGAGCGGCCATGGGGAGAAGTCTAGCAGCGGGCCGGGCTCTCCCTCAGTCCAGGTCCCCGAACCCCGGCACCCCGTCGAAGAGGCCGCGCAGGGGATACCGTTCCAGGGCCGTGCGCGTACCGCCGATGCTGAAGTTTTCCGTGCCCAGCAGCCGGGTCTCCATGGCCTCGCGCTCCTCGGGGGTCATGCGGCCCAGCAGGCTCTGTTCGCCCGTCTGGGTGCCGTGGGCCTTCAAGGCCGCCTTCTTGTTTTCCGCGTAGGCGGTGACGTTCATGCGGACCGCCACCGTCCCCTCGCTCACCCCGTACACCAGCGGGTCGAGGTTCTGACCCATCCGGGAGATGCCCTCGGCGGCCTCGTGTGTCAGGGCGGTGTAGTACAGCCGTTGAGGGCCACCGCCCGGCAGGTGCCCCATGCTGAAAAACGCCGCCACCGTCGCCCGGTGGATCTGGAGGTGGTCGATGTGCCCGTAGGCGCCGTGCGGGTCGAAGGTGATCATCACCTGCGGCTGCACGTCCGCGATCAAGGCACACAGTTTGACCTCCACGTCGAGTGGGTTCACGTTCATCAGCGCGAGGGGATCGTCATAGCGCGTGCGCTCGAAGCGGCCGGAGTCGTGGTAGTCCAGAAAGATGGGCTCGGAAATCTCCAGGGCGCGGCAGGCGGCCCGCAGTTCGGCCTCGCGCTGCTGCCCCAGGTCGTCCACCGTCATGCCCGGCACGGTGATCTTGCCCGCCTCGCCGCGGGTGGCGCAGGCCAGCAGCACCCGTACGCCCTTGCGCGCGTAGTGCGTCAGGGTGCCGCCGACGCCGAACGCCTCGTCGTCGGGGTGGGCGAACACGGCCAGGAGGGTGGGTTGCGGTGAGGTCATGCGCGGCAGTGTACGCCGGGAACCCAGCGGGGTTGGCGGACGTAACGCCAGCATGAAAGTGGTGCTGGGGGCGCTCTGGACCCTGCTCGTCCAACTGTTCCTGGGGTTGATCGGCCAGCCCGTGCCGGGACAGACGGCAGAGG
It contains:
- a CDS encoding ion channel, which codes for MAAPPGSEQAPGPVEPLGNDLGLGRVVSQESHQRMVNPDGSFNLQRSGLGFWHSLNLYYDLIGISWPLFVGLLGVAYLLLNAAFALAYLAVGPGALSDMPADPTGRFWACFFFSVQTFGTIGFGHVYPKSFAADVIVTLEAFVGLLGVALATGMIFARFSRPKPRVLFSECAVVAPYRGGWGLMFRLVNGQRTQLIELEAEVTLAYFRDVGGRPVRQFTRLGLERDSVAFFPLAWTVVHPITQDSPLWGVTPERMRAAESEIMVNLRGLDDAVYGAVRARTSYQADDIRWHARFTDMFVRRPGRPVTVDVRRLSQIEPVPAT
- a CDS encoding PIG-L deacetylase family protein translates to MTSPQPTLLAVFAHPDDEAFGVGGTLTHYARKGVRVLLACATRGEAGKITVPGMTVDDLGQQREAELRAACRALEISEPIFLDYHDSGRFERTRYDDPLALMNVNPLDVEVKLCALIADVQPQVMITFDPHGAYGHIDHLQIHRATVAAFFSMGHLPGGGPQRLYYTALTHEAAEGISRMGQNLDPLVYGVSEGTVAVRMNVTAYAENKKAALKAHGTQTGEQSLLGRMTPEEREAMETRLLGTENFSIGGTRTALERYPLRGLFDGVPGFGDLD